From the Helianthus annuus cultivar XRQ/B chromosome 17, HanXRQr2.0-SUNRISE, whole genome shotgun sequence genome, the window TGATGGTGGAGACCTTGTGATATGTGATAAGCGGTGAGTGTTTGGATTAATGATCGGTGGTTCGGGTTTACATTAACTGGAGAGTTGTTACTGATTTTGACTTTGTTGTTTTGTGATTGCAGTAATTGCCCTAAAGCGTATCATCCTGCTTGCATTAACCGGGAAGAGGCGTTCTTTCAAACTAAGGGTCGATGGAATTGTGGTGAGTTATTTCTCCATCCTTTTAATACATTTAGTTCCTTTTGCAAATTTTTTGCTTGTGAAGTTTgtttaccatatatatatatgcattcAATTTTCATGTGGCATGCCTTTATTGTTTACATAGTTTGTAGTTATGAAGACTTGGGCAATGGTTTGTTGCCCATTTTTTCATACCTACTCATTACTTCATAGGATATCACTTAAGTAAGTTATGTTGCTTGCTGCGAATACACGAATTATAACAATTGATGGCTGATTATCCTTATAGCTTTCAGTAAAGCTTTATTCCATTGATGCATTTGACCTTTTAAGGTTTGTTGGGAAACAAATGTAACAAATTCTTTTTAGTAGGGGTACTAAGGATTTCTGTTCAAGAGTTCAACTTTATGAAACAATTGTAATGGATAGCTTATATTGACTTGATGGCTTTTTGATGTTTAAAGTATATTTGGGTCTACCtgagcttggtttaaaaaagcgcgaagcgctccgaagcgttttggttccaaaagctttaagcgaagcttcaagcgcgaagcgagagcttcacgtatacgaagcgctccatattatatataattatatataatgttaattttatatatatgtataaaaaatagctatccatattatatatatgtattttataatgttaattttgtacttttatgcataaattaaaaagtttaaggaccaaatgtaactactgaagatagagggggttaaatgtttaaatagaCAAACTATCTTTACACTTTTTAAGTAAAAAGTTAGAAGTTTTAGGGACTGAATGTAAACTAatgaaagatagaggggttaaatgtttaaaaaccttaacttataaaaaccctaaaaacctaaaagACATATACGCAGCCGTCAGCATcttctctcttcttcttcttcttcttccccctTCTTCCTGGTTTCCGGCTGAAAGCAACTCCGTCGCCGGAATTTGTCGCTTAAAAAATGGCCCAAATATTAAAAAATGGCCCAAATAGTGATCTGATTGGCTGGAGCGTCGCTTCACAGCTTCAACGCTTCACCGCTTAAAGCTCGCTTCAGCTCGCTTCATGTAATGCAGCGCTTCAGAGCCAAAAAAGCGTTTTTCCGATCGCTTCATCGCTTCATCGCCTCAAGCGCGCTTCaagcgcgcttttttaaaccaagtacCTGAGCAACCTTTAGGCTAGTTAACCTTGTTGACAAACTTGGTTCAGCAGAATATTGAATTGTACTTTTTGATGTATGGCTCTGGATATTATTTGTTAGTACTATTACCTAATGTCATATTTTCTATTAAATATCACAATCTTTTCATAATTTTACCAAAATTCTCAAACATGAGACATGATCATGGTTTAAAAAAACGTTCGAGGCGTCCGTTTTGAGGtgcgcctcgaggcgaaacggGAAGAAACCGTTTTTGAGGCGGCGCCTCGGTGGTTAATTTTATACGTACGCCTCATTTGGTCTGAGGCGGTCGTATCTGGTAGAGGCGTACGTTTCTAATAGAGGCGTATGTTTCTGATGGAAGAGGGAGAATTAGGGTTTTATCCTTTGGAGATGACGACTGTATCAACAATTGATGCTTACTAGGTGTGGTGTTGAACAACAAACACAGCAGATGGACATGTAGCATGGACGATCCGAAAGAAACAAAGTATTTGAAGATGACGGCTGTATAAACAGTTAGGTTTCTTATGGTAGATGGAGTTTGGAGATAACGATTAGGTTTTTAGATGTAAAACAcacatattttataaaaagtggGCTCTTTAAACTTGGGCTCATTCTTAAAACATGGGCTCTCCTAAAAATAAGGAAATTTGACTTAGCCCaatgaattttgaagtatttattGGAATTTTGAAGtactattttattttttataagatatataatttttatatttattttttaattccgcctcggttcgcctcgaggcttacgcctcgtgaggcaaaagaaaaacgcctcgaaactcgtttccgttttttTAAACCTTGGACATGATAGGTAGACGAAGCTGTATATGCTCAATTGCTTTATCGAATCATGCACTCATGTTAAAAAGACTCATCTTTGCTAATCTTTTGTCCCAGAAATAGTATGAGATTATGTTTTAATGCTTAGATAGATCTGATGTTATTAAAGAAGCTTTCATTTTTATGAAGTGGTGCTGTAAAATCTCTTACATGAGCGTGCTACTGACCTACTGTACATGACAAATGTCACTCTACTCATGGGTTAATTAGAAAAAAATGAAAGCTTCAGTAATAACGAAAAAAATATCTAAGCATTAAAACATAATCTCTGACATGAGCGTGTTTCTGAACATGACAAATGTCAGTTTACTCTTGACTTATTTATCCCTTTGAAATACTGTGATATCAACTTACATCTCGTTAACTTGGCTTTCAGGCTGGCACCTGTGTAGCAACTGTTCAAAGAATGCTGAATATATGTGCTATACATGCACATTTTCCTTGTGCAAATCATGCATTAAAACAGATGTTATATTATGTGtcagagagaaagagaagaaaggaTTTTGTGAGTCTTGCATGAATATGGTGATGTTAATTGAAAAAAATTCACAGGAAAATCAGGTATACTCATCGTTAGGCCTGTAAATAATGCCATTGAATAAATAAAAAGGCttgatttttaattatatattggTTTAATTATGCAGGGAAATATAGACTTTAATGACAAGAATAGCTGGGAATATCTGTTTAAGGATTATTGGACAGATATGAAAGCAAAACTTGATCTCTCTTTATCGGAACTTGCTGAGGCGAAGAATCCTTATAAGGGATCCAAGCCAGCTGGCAAACAAGTGCTTCCAGCTGGACATTCTGACGGTGATTCAGGATCAGAAAATCCTTCTGAGAATCTAGAAAGTCAAACAAGGAAGACCAGAAGCAGAAAGTCAAAGAAGCCCAAAACTCGTGGTTCTGCTGCCGGTGCTTCTGACGGGGTCCAGTGGGCATCAAAAGAACTACTTGAATTCGTCACACACATGGGAAACGACACATCGTATCAGTCTCAGTTTGATGTACAAGCTCTCTTACTCGAATAcattaaaacaaacaaacttcGTGATTCTCGCCGTAAAAGTCAAATTATCTGTGATGCAAGACTGCAAGGACTTTTTGGTAAACCGCGTGTAGGCCATTTTGAGATGTTAAAACTTCTTGAATCTCATTTTCTTATTAAAGAAGACGATAATAACCAAGGGAGTGTGGTTGATACTGAAACTAGCCCCTTAGATGATGAGAAAACGAAAGATAAAAAACGTAAAAACCGCAAGAAAGGTGATCAAGAGCTTCAATCCAATCGTGATGATTATGCTGCCATCGATATCCACAATATAAACTTAACATATATAAAACGGAAGTTGGCAGAGGATTTACTTGATGATACCGAATCGTTTCATAGCAAAATTGTTGGTGCTTTTGTTAGAATAAGGATCTCTGGTGCTAATCCTAATCAGGATTTATATAGACTGGTGCAAGTTACAGGTAATAATTGAAGGGAAACATTAATTTAAACTTTTTTTGATCATAGGTTTATTGTTGTTTATTATGCAGGTACTACTACAGGTGCTCAGTATGCGGTTGGCAAAAAGAAGACTGATATCATGCTTGAAATATTGAATCTTAACAAAGCGGAATCTGTATCTATTGACACCATTTCAAATCAAGATTTCACTGAGGtcttaatgtttttattttgtttttactgtTACATTAATTCAATTTGGATATTTGAGTTGCTGACGTGTCTAAATTTTCTATGGTAGGATGAATGCAAGCGTCTTCGACAAAGTATAAAGTGTGGCTTTATAAATAGACTGACAGTGGTATGTTCTTGTTTCATACATAAACCGATTACTGTTATAAAATATGGTATGTTTTCTCTAAGTTTGTAGTTTGCTTTAGGGGGATGTTCTAGATAAAGCCATTGAACTTCAGGCAACCAGAGTAAATGATGTAAGTGTTGCACATTTGAATTACAGTGGTGCATTAAATATATTGGATTAAATTTATGTTATGCTGTGCAGTGGCTTGAAACAGAGGTTGTGCGTCTTAGTCATCTTCGTGATCGAGCAAGTGATTTAGGGCGTAAGAAGGAATatccttttttatttattatttactatTTCATATCAAGGCCATCTTTCTAGCTTTTAAGAGTACGGTTCGGTTTTATGGTAAAACGAAACCGTAACCGAAATTTTcgggttttggttattgaaaacCATTCAGTTTCGGTCTTTTTGGTTTCGGTTTTAGCAACGGttcggtttgtttttttttttttgttttttttttcggtttttggaacaaaattaaataagattcaaaaataaaaagtataatccAAGATTTAATAATCTTTCTTAGATGTTTACATTTAATAATTatagtcacagtcctttatttggaaaactcattacacatttcgtcctttagcactaatcCAGTTTAAATTTCAAGTAAAGTTTGGTCATGCGCACCTCTTGTGAGGGCATTTATgtcaaaaaaattaaataaataccATAAACACCTCCTCTCTAGAACCCTTATGATTTGTGTGGATTCAATCTTTCTTCAGTTCTTGCTAATCCATCATCAAATCAATATGGTTGACCTGTAAACATTAAATTCACACCTCCCTCCCTCTAAAGTCTAAACAACATAAACATATGGGTTTTCCCCGAATCTGAAACACCCACAAATCATGAATTGAAAAAAGTCCTTATGGATTTGAACATCTCAGGTCAACTTCAACCACTCTGCACCCATTTATAAAACCAAGCACTCAAGATTGAAACCATATCCTCTGAACTAAAGAAGTGGATCGGACACAGGCATGGCTGCAACACAATTAGTGTTGCCCCGCCAAGATATGTACCGATTATTCCACACAATGTCCGATAACTTATGCTCGGAAGTATCATATGCAGAACCTTCATCGCCTAGAGAAATGCAGAAGTATAAATAGATATgtatctagagagagagagagagagagagagagagagagagagagagagagagagagagagagagagagagagagcgtgaCAGAGCGaaagagagagtgagagagaggtGAGACGGGAGGTGACatgaatggtggtggtggtggtggtgggtggtgaagAAGAACAATAGATAGGGTTTTATacttttattgtgtttttatttttgttattttttaagttgttttttaatttataaatattaatatacttttaataaaatgatagggtaaaatgactgaaataccctcatgtgccttgcacattaTCACACTTAACTGATAATTTTAGCTGGGTTAGTACTGaaggacgaaaggtgtaatgagttttccaaataaatgactgtgactgtaattattaaagttaaagggtatccattgcaatctgatacaaacataaaggacgaaaaatgtaatttaccctttaagTTATTTATGTttaacctttttaattaatatcGTTGACATAAACCTaacttctaatctatttttatatttcttcaaagtttttattagacattttcttttataatactttgaaaatcatttaacttttatgttaaattttgttatttcttgtaggCAATGGATAACTCATTTCaaagataaataaacatgttaatgtttttattataaatacgTAACATTAAAGAATAAAACTAATACTTTCTTGGTTCGGTTAAATCGGTTTTTTCTGTTTTTTGCTCACCCCTACTCTGCACACACCAGTTTTTCCTTGCATTGATGTGGAGATGATTCAATTATACCTGTCGATTATATTTAACTCTACTTCTATTTAGATAACATATCTCGTTTTCTTGATGATCCTTAACTTACATCTACGCTCAGAGAATGTGTTGAGAAGTTAGAAGTTCTGAAAACACCTGAGGAACGTGCACGTAGGCTACAAGATATTCCCGTGATTCATGATGATCCTACTATGGATCCAAATCATGAATCTGAAGATGACAcaaatgaaaatgacaaaaaacaaggtattctagatttttattattttaaaaagcTGTTCTTATCGACCCTTAatgctaattttttttttgatatgtAGATATGTACAATAGCTCTGGGGGTTCTAGATTTAGCAAAAGACGAGACTACCCTTCAAAAGAATCTTGGAGAGGTAATGGTACAGGTACAGGTACATCTAGAAATTCTGGAAAGAGTTATGAGTTTAGCAGAAGCTTGTCGAGTAACGATTTTTCGAAAAAAGTTGAAGATCCTGTTACTTCTCCACGAATGGGCCTCCTGCATAATGATAATATTCGGGATGAAGGAAGAGATAGAGTCGTACAACCACCACCAAGTGCATTAAGGAAACCAAGTTCTGCAAGTGAAACAGAGAAAAACGTTAGTTCAACAAAAGATGGCGCTTCGGAAACAGAGAAAATATGGCATTACAAGGATCCAAGTGGGAAAATTCAGGGTCCGTTTTCTATGGCACAGTTGCGTAAATGGAACAACAATAAATTCTTTCCTGTGGATTTGAGAATATGGAGAACAAGTGAGAAGGAGAAAGATGGTATTCTTTTAACTGATGCTTTAGAGGGACGGTTTACAGTTAAAGTTGAGAAACATGGTTTTGCTAACCTTCCTTCTCCGACTCCAATTCAAAGTTTGGGACATGTGGGCCCGACTGTGGGTCCTAGTTCGTATCACGAAGGACTGCAGTCACCTACACCGAATGGTACTACCCAATTGGCTGCATCGATGGTTGCTGGTGGAAACAATGAGCCTAATGCAATGGTTCACACCCTTGCTGGTCAAAATGCTTATGGTTGGAGTGGTGGTGCGCCGCTTCAGACTCAAGTGACTCAACAACCGAACCAGTGGGCGGCGGTTCAGAATCCTGCTGGGAACTTTTTGCAGCAGCCACCCCAACCAAACGTCAGCTGGCCTGCAGTGCCTCCAAATCCGAATATGGGATTGGTAGGACCCACTACAGGTAATCAACCAATGAATTGGGGAACAGTTAACGTTAACCCTTCATGGGGTCCTGGTAATGTCGGTAATGTGAACCCTGGTTGGGTTCCTCCACAACCGGTTCTAGCGGTCGCACCAAATCAAGCCTGGGTTGGTGGTCCAGGTCCAGGTCCAACCCAAGCGCCAATAGTTTCTGGGACTGGAAACCCGGGTGAGGTGGCATCAGCTGGGAATTCAAACTGGGGTTCACCAAGGCCTAGGAACGGAAGCAGGTGGGATGGAAATGAACCTTACAACAGAGGTAGAGGTGGGGGTTCGGGTTTCAATAGTAACAGAAGGCATTGGGAGAAACAAGGATCGTTCAACAACAGAGGGCGTTGAAGCGAGCTTAGGTATGATGCAGGTTTTTTACAGTGTTTCTGGGTAGATGTTTCTTTCGGGTTATTTTAGGCTGTTATCTGTCTTGTCTTTGAAAGTTGTAAAACATGTGCACAGCAGGTGTAGGGGGGTAGATACTTTCGCAAGCCTTTTCTCGTGCTTATGTGTAGGGGGTAGATACTTTGGCAAGCCTTTTCTAGTGCTTATGATATGATTAACATAGTATCGACCGTAGTTATGTTGTTACGCTGGATCTTTTTATTGCAATCAGCAGCTTTTAGCTACCGTTAAGGGTTGTTAAACACTGTAAATGGTTGATTACGGTTGTATTTCTAAAGCATATGAAGATGAATAAACCAACCATTGTCTACAAAGTGGTCAACTTTTTGTCTAAACATGACATTTGTTAAACCATGGTGCTGGCTTTACAATATAAGGAAGAAAGAAAACAATGGTTATAAAAACAGATTTATAAATCATGTCAAGTGTCTGTTTCCCATAACGTTTAGCTGGTCTTGAAAACATATGTAAAACTAATAAGAATTCATTAACAGAGAAACTATTTTTAACAAACATAGTTGTTACATGTCTATTTTGCTCAGGTCTAATCGGTTTAAAAGTCTTGTAAAAGAGTCTTGCACTCCTCAATTTACTTGGAAAAACGAACCAACGCTTTTAAGTTACTTAACATATAATTTTTGACTTTGGCTTTTTTAATTGCACACCCTAAGACTTACTGTAGTGGGATATTAAAGAGCTGCCACGCCACCACTTTAGCACCTCAAACACCGCCACTTGCAAACCAACCAATCACATCtattttttttcctatttttttatttaacttttaGTTAAAACtagggctgttcaaaaagctcgcggctTGGAGATCGCTcgaagctcgctcggatttagctcggaaaaagcttgctcgatttggctcggtttaaaagtgagccgagccggctcggctcggtttgaaagtgaccctagctcggctcggctcggctcgctttgtagctcggctcagtttagctcgaattattttacttataataagttttaattttatataccttataatatattacaaaaaaattGATTATTATTTAGATGTATATAGGtttgtaatttgatatttatggcatatttgaagattgattagtattaccatactaatgaactaatattgtattttattgaaattaaaacttattttgcgttgttaaacttgattttggtttgaattgtattaggttgaacttattttgaatatattcttttaaattattgaataatattttaggctattaaattttaagaggtatatattaggtttttttataaaatcgagccaaaccaagccgagccgagctagctcggtttaaaaccaaggcgagcccgagcttagattttcagctcggtttcaaatccgagccagctcggtttataatcgagccgagcccgagcttagcctggctcggttcggctcggctcatgaacaaccCTAGTTAAAACCACTACACCCATGTGAAATGGTGGTTTAGTTAAAGGTTTATTACCTACATGGCAACGATGTACCACTTTAACAATAATGTGTAGTCAAAACCACTATACATAGTCTAAGATATACATAGATGAGTAATCCCTTTAAACATCACAATTTTCCAATTTTGTCACTTAAGTATCTAAAGTAATTATATCTAGTAAGATGAAACCAATATATAAAGGTTTTACTAGTACAACATAACCCTTGTGAGTTAACTTAAATCATTTATGTGataattttcaaaattaaaatGCTTTAAAATGACGTATACTCATGTTTTAAGTTTTTTGATGAATTTATGTACATATGTATATTTATGTTTGGAAACACAAGTTCTCTGTGTATATGTGTTGAACTAATCTTTACACGTTTAGTGAACACACAATATGTTATCTTTTGTGCGTAAGTCTCCCGAGTCAAGGTCAGATAAGACCGCCTGCTGTGAGGCCAGGTTAACATATAGTAGCGTAAGGCGTTTATCATTTTTCTCAAAActtacacatatacatatatatatcttTCAAATTATATTAGAAATAAGTAAACACACAATATGTTATATTTTGTGTGTAAGATTGTGTAGGTTGGTATCTTACCCACTCTCACATGGCATGCTTCATATCTACATTAACTTTGCCGGTAATGAGGCCAAAACAAATACAATTGAGGGAAAATGAGCATCATATTCATGTGTCATTCAATTTAGTTGGTATTTGGACCCTATTCATAATCAATCATCAATCAATTGATGATATTAATAAACCAATAAGACTAGTCCTTTCCAATGACTCACTAATTAACATTATATTTATAAGGCCATACGGTATGGAACCGTCGCCAGGTTCGTCCTCCGACTTCGCCGCCACATCACCACCGTCGTCCCATGCCGCCGCCCCTCCGTCCCGCTCCGTCCCGTCGTCGCCGTCCGACTTTAGCCGTTTGAGACGGACCAAAGATGTGGGCCTCCCCCTCGGCGACGCCGTCCTCCCACGCCGCCCCCGTCGGTCTTGCTCCGGCGACGTGCTCGGCTCCGGCACCATACCGAGTAGCCTAAGGTTACATGGTATGGGTATGATTCGCCACCTAGGCGTCACATCACCATTCTTGgaaggatggtccatcccacaaaactagtggaaatgggaggatgatcctaccccacaacttttttatttttttattttttaatcttccactttttttaacatttaacaaataaattaagaaaattttttcattaatattaaaaaacaatacataaacttaaaaaaaaatcctactaaattaaaaaaaaacataaacttaaaaaaaatcaaCCACATTGATGCTTCTTCATGATGTCGTTTTGGAGTTTTATCAAAGTCGAACGTTTTGGCTCGGGATAACTATCAACATCCAGCGTTAATATTTCCTACTCCTTGAGCCGAACCTTATCATAGACAATCTTATCTTTTCTCCCGCCACGCGTATCTTTTCTCCCGCCAACCGTGACTTTTCCTCGATCGCCCGCTCCTTCGCCCTCGCCTTTTGGGTCGTGACCTCTGTGTACGTTTTAAATTGGGTCATAAACTCCTCCATTTTCGGGTCAACCTTTTGCTTTTCTTTCTCCTTCGCCCGCTCCTTCTTTGATTTGTCCCGGCCCGGGGGGGCGTTCCGTTTCTTTTACGGCGTATTCTTCTTCGTCGAACTCGGGGCGTCatcgtttaagtttatgtgacATCTCGCGTCCGATCCGCCGGCGCTATAACTACCGGATTCCGATGTCCTTTGCCGCTTTGCCATCTCCACCTCGTTCGGAATCGGCACCCATTTTTGGTGCATTCTCGTAATTTCCCACGCGCGAACGTGTGCGAACGTGGTACCATTGTTCGACTTGTAAAGATCCAACGCCTTTTTAAACACATCCTTGTCGCTCATGCCGCTACGACACCCACTTGAATATATTATATTCTTCGCAAAACCTATTGACGAACCCGCTCATTTTTCGCCACTTAGATGACACCGAGTCGATATCTCGATACGGGCCTTGGTCCATTAGCTCAAGGAACTTCGCCAAAACCGCCTTCAAAAACCCCTCACTCGTTTGATTATTACCTATAAAAtatgttacaaaaaaaaatatgttacaaaaaaataaaaaaactaatacTACAAAATATAAACTTTTAAAAAGTTATTTTTACGAACCTTTTATCGGGTGTGTGGACGTGCCTACGTAAGCCTTCGCTAAGGCTTCTTCCTCGAGTTGCGTCCACGGTTTCGCCTTTGGTTTGGACGGTTGCTCACCCACAACTTGCTTGCCTTTTTGCGGTTGGGTCTCGGGAACAACTTCGACATCCTCATCGGGTTTGGATCGGGTGGGTTGTGTCGGGTTCAATTCGGGTTGAAAGGGTTGCACGGGTTGGATATTAAAAGCATTCCGCATCATCAATTGTCGTATGGCTTGACTTTGTTGCGGGTGAGCAAAAACGTTCGGTGAGTTTTGGAATGCGGCAAAGGCGTTTGAGGAATATTGAgagaattggttcggttctaTCGTCGGATAGTATCCCGGAACCGAGAAAACATTCGGGATGTTCGGTTGGGTCGGTTGTTGGGGTTACGTTCGGGTTGTTGAAGGGATCCATGGTagaatataattttataaaagggGAAGATGTTCataaaaaatgagagagagagagatgagttgTGGTAGATGAAAAaatggggaggggggggggggcacgACATGTGCCTCGTCGCCGGACCTGGATGCACCGGGGACTAACCCCATACCGTCCAGCGTAAATTCATGTGAATCTCAACTACATAtactttggggggggggggggggcacgaCATGTGCCTCGTCGCCGGACCTGGATGCACCGGGGACTAACCCCATACCATCCAGCGTAAATTCATGTAAATCTCAACTACATAAACTTTTTTCCCCTAAGAAAGTGCATATGGCTGATAAATGATATGCCATACCGTTTATTTACAATGCAATATAGTTTAATCATCTTCTTACGACCAAAGTGATTCTGGTTTAGTGGTATGAATATGTGTAAAATGTTGTCCTTCATCATAAGGTTGATAGTTCAAGACACATACCGAACATTGGTGTAGAATTAGAAACATGATTATTGATTAAAGGGTGTGTGTTAACCATTCTAAAAAAACGTCCTCACAATTTCAAAAAGCAGTATAAGAAGTGGTACTATAATTGACCAcatttattttagcataccaaacaagTAATATTCAAAGCCACCCATCTATATATCTGATTTTATTAGCTACACATAACTTTAAGAGGCTGTTTGGCAAACTTCTGAATATGTAAAAGTGCTGAGtggtaagaggtctgaaccattaagagttaGTACATTGCTTAATCATTCAGAGACAAATTGTTGCTCAATTCAGATAAGGGattttaaccattcagactcagtataatgtttAATCATTGAGAGGTAAATATTTGAACCATTCAAACACCTACTcacaaaacaaacagtctgaactatttaagtgttgaatcagtaaAATGTCTGAATTATTTAAAATCCATTAAAAGCcgaaacaaacaacccctaactcTTGTTTTAAATGCCATGTCATTGTACAAAATTTGAAGTACTGCACGCCAAGTTGTTGTCTTGAATCCCTTTAAAATTAACTAGGGGTGGTTAGTTAATTGTGTTGATATAACGTCGTTATGTGATTTGCATGGTTAGCATTTGGATATCACTTGGTTAGATGTATTTAGTTTGTCTCTCTTTGTAAAAACATGTGATAGTTGTTTTTATGTGATGTTTTGTTATGAAAACTTAACTTAcgatatttttatataataaacatGCTGATAGAAATACAATCCTCACTATGCATTTAACCTAAGTTCATATACAATTTTTCTTATACATCACACATTTATTTCATGTTAGTTTTTTTAAACGATTAAAAAGTCTATATACATTTTTTCTTGCATCATTTTAAGTTATTACTCTCAAGTCATCTTGGTCAAcacttgcaaaaaaaaaaaaaaaagaattatatcATTGTACGAGTGCGCATTGAATCAGTGATTGGTGAGCCATAATGACCTTTGATTTATCTCCGGTGGCTGATCCAGAGGTGTTTTGGGGGTTACCGGGAACCTCGTCAGTttggaaaaaaaatgaaaaaaatagtgGAAATTTTATATGATTTAAGAAAAATAGTAAGAATTAATGAAAATCTACCAAAAGAAACCCGTTGCAAAAAAATAATGAATTCGCCAGTGTTTATCCCCTCATATTCATATCGAAGATATTACATATAAGTAGTACCTCATCAACCACATGTATTCCACATATCATCAAATGTCAACGATATGTTTTCTCCCtttttatctattttttttaatttgatttgTTCCAAAACAAATGACATTTATTTGCAATATTAATGAATTAATATAGCATTTTCATTTTATTGATAATAAGGGCGTGttagataatagataataaatttatttattaaaaggGTAATAccataaaaagaaaaatattttctaactatgTAAGAGAAAAAGTCACTCATGAACTTAATTTTGGTATAATAAACGTCGTGAACCTGTTAAGAAAAGTACACGTAACCTGTTAAGAAAAGTACACGTACCTATGACTCCTTTT encodes:
- the LOC110923941 gene encoding uncharacterized protein LOC110923941 — protein: MRNAFNIQPVQPFQPELNPTQPTRSKPDEDVEVVPETQPQKGKQVVGEQPSKPKAKPWTQLEEEALAKAYVGTSTHPIKGNNQTSEGFLKAVLAKFLELMDQGPYRDIDSVSSKWRKMSGGMSDKDVFKKALDLYKSNNGTTFAHVRAWEITRMHQKWVPIPNEVEMAKRQRTSESGSYSAGGSDARCHINLNDDAPSSTKKNTP
- the LOC110921115 gene encoding zinc finger CCCH domain-containing protein 19 — encoded protein: MEIGEENTENHLIDSTTTVSTEVLIENDTVNDNNLEKVVSESNIQDLKGEEKESFVTVPESDDSKPVLTAAVEETAAETVEEEVEDGAAGDEISTVDVIAEDDNELIAVEEDINNGENNNNINVSDETETVKMEEEVMTDVKSDTQTENVETVQGDEEITEGQDDVDEEKPVGVTEVDDEGEPVEADEDKLVDTDVESDEEKAGAESPEQSVKTRGCRGKKRKRGGKTPQATPKSSGGGRKTVEEEDVCFMCYDGGDLVICDKRNCPKAYHPACINREEAFFQTKGRWNCGWHLCSNCSKNAEYMCYTCTFSLCKSCIKTDVILCVREKEKKGFCESCMNMVMLIEKNSQENQGNIDFNDKNSWEYLFKDYWTDMKAKLDLSLSELAEAKNPYKGSKPAGKQVLPAGHSDGDSGSENPSENLESQTRKTRSRKSKKPKTRGSAAGASDGVQWASKELLEFVTHMGNDTSYQSQFDVQALLLEYIKTNKLRDSRRKSQIICDARLQGLFGKPRVGHFEMLKLLESHFLIKEDDNNQGSVVDTETSPLDDEKTKDKKRKNRKKGDQELQSNRDDYAAIDIHNINLTYIKRKLAEDLLDDTESFHSKIVGAFVRIRISGANPNQDLYRLVQVTGTTTGAQYAVGKKKTDIMLEILNLNKAESVSIDTISNQDFTEDECKRLRQSIKCGFINRLTVGDVLDKAIELQATRVNDWLETEVVRLSHLRDRASDLGRKKELRECVEKLEVLKTPEERARRLQDIPVIHDDPTMDPNHESEDDTNENDKKQDMYNSSGGSRFSKRRDYPSKESWRGNGTGTGTSRNSGKSYEFSRSLSSNDFSKKVEDPVTSPRMGLLHNDNIRDEGRDRVVQPPPSALRKPSSASETEKNVSSTKDGASETEKIWHYKDPSGKIQGPFSMAQLRKWNNNKFFPVDLRIWRTSEKEKDGILLTDALEGRFTVKVEKHGFANLPSPTPIQSLGHVGPTVGPSSYHEGLQSPTPNGTTQLAASMVAGGNNEPNAMVHTLAGQNAYGWSGGAPLQTQVTQQPNQWAAVQNPAGNFLQQPPQPNVSWPAVPPNPNMGLVGPTTGNQPMNWGTVNVNPSWGPGNVGNVNPGWVPPQPVLAVAPNQAWVGGPGPGPTQAPIVSGTGNPGEVASAGNSNWGSPRPRNGSRWDGNEPYNRGRGGGSGFNSNRRHWEKQGSFNNRGR